A genomic segment from Glycine soja cultivar W05 chromosome 18, ASM419377v2, whole genome shotgun sequence encodes:
- the LOC114396385 gene encoding uncharacterized protein LOC114396385, protein MKKQLASRRFLMWVMVHLSISGVLSKSNHTTTSLLCDGSVEDCLHVHHLDSQLPTISSSHFRRILAGGSCSQNKFATGCTPDASLAAGPMGLTGRYVANGVRPDSGPPSRCANTYPGVVPRDCFNPH, encoded by the coding sequence ATGAAGAAGCAATTAGCATCAAGGCGTTTCCTGATGTGGGTTATGGTACATTTGAGCATTTCAGGCGTGTTGTCCAAGTCCAACCACACCACAACTTCTCTGCTGTGCGATGGCTCCGTAGAAGACTGCCTCCACGTTCACCACTTGGACTCACAGCTTCCCACCATCTCCAGCTCCCACTTCCGCAGAATCCTCGCTGGAGGATCATGCTCCCAAAATAAATTTGCGACTGGATGTACACCTGATGCCTCTCTTGCCGCCGGCCCTATGGGTCTCACCGGTCGTTATGTTGCTAATGGGGTCAGACCTGATTCGGGTCCACCCAGCCGATGTGCTAATACATATCCCGGCGTCGTCCCCAGGGATTGCTTTAATCCTCATTAA